Proteins encoded in a region of the Methylosinus trichosporium OB3b genome:
- a CDS encoding DUF4337 family protein, translated as MSEAMTTEHLEHAEHAEHVAHQGAPFLTQVSMTIAIMAVIAATIGSLETIETAATLGAQNAAALSQSKASDQWAFFQAKSIKKSVHEVGARQSGPQADALAAEAKRYGEESKAIKSEAEGFEHQVEERLHEAEHHEHRHHILTMAVTLLHAAIAIATIAIITKGRKWPWYAGLALTVAGVALAGYAYI; from the coding sequence ATGTCCGAAGCAATGACGACCGAGCATCTCGAACATGCGGAGCACGCCGAGCATGTCGCGCATCAAGGCGCGCCCTTCCTGACGCAAGTGTCGATGACGATCGCCATCATGGCGGTGATCGCGGCGACCATCGGCAGCCTGGAGACGATCGAGACGGCGGCGACGCTCGGCGCGCAGAACGCCGCCGCATTGAGCCAGAGCAAGGCCAGCGATCAATGGGCCTTCTTCCAGGCCAAGAGCATCAAGAAGAGCGTGCATGAGGTCGGCGCGCGGCAGAGCGGGCCGCAGGCCGACGCGCTCGCCGCCGAGGCGAAGCGCTATGGCGAGGAGAGCAAGGCGATCAAATCGGAGGCCGAGGGCTTCGAGCATCAGGTCGAGGAGCGCCTGCACGAGGCCGAGCATCACGAGCATCGCCATCATATCTTGACGATGGCGGTGACGCTGCTGCACGCCGCGATCGCCATTGCGACGATCGCCATCATCACCAAGGGACGCAAATGGCCCTGGTACGCC
- a CDS encoding DUF447 domain-containing protein, with the protein MPMIRECVVTTVGPTGQTHLAPLGLIEDGAFWIIAPFRPSTTLANLEAAPFATASFIDDVRIIAGCVCGRSDFPLEPVSGWSTPRLAAALSHAELEVARAEADPKRPRFFCRVKKIVSHAPFLGFNRAQAAVVEAAILATRLGMLPREKIDTELAYLQIAVDKTAGPVEREAWDLVTAKIKSYLQTQPD; encoded by the coding sequence ATGCCGATGATCCGCGAATGCGTCGTCACCACCGTCGGCCCCACCGGCCAAACTCATCTCGCGCCGCTCGGACTGATCGAGGATGGCGCGTTCTGGATCATCGCGCCCTTCCGTCCCTCGACCACTCTCGCCAATCTGGAGGCGGCGCCCTTCGCCACGGCGAGCTTCATCGACGATGTGCGCATCATCGCCGGCTGCGTGTGCGGCAGAAGCGATTTTCCGCTCGAGCCCGTCTCCGGCTGGTCGACGCCGCGCCTCGCCGCAGCCCTGTCGCATGCGGAGCTGGAGGTCGCGCGCGCCGAGGCCGATCCGAAGCGCCCGCGCTTTTTTTGTCGCGTGAAAAAAATCGTCTCCCATGCGCCGTTTCTCGGCTTCAACCGCGCGCAGGCGGCGGTGGTGGAGGCGGCGATATTGGCGACGCGCCTCGGCATGCTGCCGCGCGAAAAAATCGACACAGAGCTCGCTTATCTGCAGATCGCCGTCGACAAGACGGCCGGCCCCGTCGAACGCGAGGCCTGGGATCTGGTGACGGCGAAGATCAAGTCCTATCTCCAGACGCAGCCGGACTGA
- a CDS encoding DUF6513 domain-containing protein — MSERLLFLTGHLALPRLERMLASFGEEASGWRVHDIGVKVAALMTQEIILRRLPRPLEAERVILPGRCRADLRALSEAFGAPFERGPEEIADLPAFFGKRAGKADLTRFDMRIFAEIVDASIMSVDEVVARAQALTEAGADVIDLGCLPDTPFPHMEETIRALKARGFKVSLDSARRDELERGACAGADHLLSLDEHTLSILPDHSSLVPILVPNPHGDLDSLQRAARIAESRGIAYILDPILDPIHFGLAASIERYVETRRREPTAEIMMGTGNLTELTDADSSGVTAVLLGLCSELDIRHLLTVQVSPHTRRTVQEHDAARRMLYAARADRALPKGYSDALLQIHDKRPYAATPDEISELARELRDENFRIEVAEDGIHIYARHFHRVAPDAMSLFPELGVAKDGAHAFYLASELTKAEIAFRLGKRYRQDEPLDFGCALDRAVEDETRLREAGHTLRKAREQ, encoded by the coding sequence ATGTCCGAGCGGCTGCTCTTTCTTACCGGCCATCTCGCTCTTCCGCGCCTCGAGCGCATGCTGGCGAGCTTCGGCGAGGAGGCGAGCGGCTGGCGCGTTCACGACATCGGCGTGAAGGTCGCGGCGCTGATGACGCAGGAGATCATCCTGCGCCGCCTGCCGCGTCCGCTGGAAGCGGAACGAGTGATCCTGCCCGGCCGCTGCCGCGCCGATCTCCGCGCTTTGTCGGAAGCTTTCGGCGCGCCCTTCGAGCGCGGGCCGGAAGAGATTGCCGACCTTCCCGCTTTTTTCGGCAAGCGCGCCGGCAAGGCCGATCTCACGCGCTTCGACATGCGCATCTTCGCCGAGATCGTCGACGCCTCGATCATGAGCGTCGATGAGGTCGTCGCGCGCGCGCAGGCGCTGACGGAGGCCGGCGCCGATGTGATCGATCTCGGCTGCCTGCCCGACACGCCGTTTCCGCATATGGAAGAGACGATCCGAGCGCTGAAGGCGCGAGGTTTCAAAGTCAGCCTCGACTCGGCGCGGCGCGACGAGCTGGAGCGCGGCGCCTGCGCCGGCGCCGATCATCTCCTGAGCCTCGACGAGCATACGCTCTCGATCCTGCCGGATCATTCGTCGCTCGTTCCCATTCTCGTGCCCAATCCGCACGGCGATCTCGATTCGCTGCAACGCGCCGCGCGCATCGCCGAGAGCCGAGGCATCGCCTATATTCTCGATCCGATCCTCGATCCCATTCATTTCGGTCTCGCCGCCTCGATCGAGCGTTATGTCGAAACGAGGCGGCGCGAGCCGACGGCCGAGATCATGATGGGCACCGGCAATCTCACCGAATTGACCGACGCGGACTCCTCCGGCGTGACGGCGGTGCTGCTCGGCCTCTGCTCGGAGCTCGACATTCGTCATCTCCTCACCGTGCAGGTGAGCCCGCATACGCGCCGCACGGTGCAGGAGCATGACGCCGCGCGCCGCATGCTCTACGCCGCGCGCGCCGATCGCGCTCTGCCCAAGGGCTACAGCGACGCGCTGCTGCAGATTCACGACAAGCGCCCCTATGCGGCGACGCCGGACGAGATCTCCGAGTTGGCGCGCGAGCTGCGCGACGAGAATTTCCGCATAGAGGTCGCCGAGGACGGCATTCATATCTATGCGCGTCATTTTCACCGCGTCGCGCCGGACGCCATGTCGCTCTTTCCCGAGCTCGGCGTCGCGAAGGACGGCGCGCACGCCTTCTATCTCGCGAGCGAATTGACCAAGGCGGAGATCGCCTTTCGTCTCGGCAAGCGCTATCGGCAGGACGAACCGCTCGATTTCGGCTGCGCGCTCGATCGCGCGGTCGAGGACGAGACGCGTCTGCGCGAGGCGGGGCACACGCTGCGCAAGGCGCGGGAGCAATGA
- a CDS encoding flavoprotein → MKKIVSPRWGWALTGSGHFFTECLDIIRSLDHVDLFVSKAAAEVIRMYKHRLDEMPDHVRIFKDTTASSVPVGGFYHSLYHTLIVAPATSNTVAKFVYGISDNLATNVFAQAGKCRVPTVVFACDTAPELETQAPDRKVMVYPRRIDLENTDKLKNFESTQVAESLAALHEAVERRRREIAAPEPMGREA, encoded by the coding sequence ATGAAAAAGATCGTCTCGCCGCGGTGGGGCTGGGCGCTCACCGGCTCGGGCCATTTCTTCACCGAATGTCTCGACATCATTCGCTCGCTCGACCATGTCGACCTCTTCGTCAGCAAGGCGGCGGCGGAGGTGATCCGCATGTACAAGCATCGCTTGGACGAGATGCCGGACCATGTCCGCATCTTCAAGGACACGACCGCGAGCTCGGTTCCCGTCGGCGGCTTCTATCACAGCCTCTATCACACGCTGATCGTCGCGCCGGCGACCTCCAACACGGTCGCCAAATTCGTCTATGGCATCTCCGACAATCTCGCGACCAATGTGTTCGCCCAGGCCGGCAAATGCCGCGTGCCGACAGTGGTGTTCGCCTGCGACACGGCGCCGGAGCTGGAGACCCAGGCGCCCGATCGCAAAGTGATGGTCTATCCGCGCCGCATCGATCTCGAGAACACCGACAAGCTGAAGAACTTCGAGTCGACGCAGGTCGCCGAGAGCCTCGCCGCCCTGCACGAAGCGGTCGAGCGCCGGCGCCGCGAGATCGCCGCGCCGGAGCCTATGGGACGGGAAGCCTGA
- a CDS encoding (5-formylfuran-3-yl)methyl phosphate synthase — translation MTLMLTSVACVAEAEIVLSGGADLIDCKDPARGALGALPAPDIAAIVAAVGGRRPVSAVVELPHDPAQAREAIERTAALGVSFVKFALPATPDAERLIAALAPIAATTRLVAVLFADQGPDLDLLSRLVEAGFAGALLDTAHKGKGRLIDHCDIGALTAFVARCHTLGLEAGLAGSLESPDVPRLLVTKADVLGFRGALCVGRDRQAAVDPAAVALIRDLIPGGPRAAVGVAANVDWSLVVGRGFLDSRERVREIDHVFVRDLVIPVEIGAYDFERGRSQRVRFNVDVDVTRAVGGDDMRTVFSYDVIMDAIRIILASGHIDMVETIAERLAEMVLRHERAQAVSVQVEKLDVAPGSVGVRIRRERQPETAEVHQLLSGLADAVDKQPKS, via the coding sequence ATGACCCTGATGTTGACGAGCGTCGCCTGCGTGGCCGAGGCCGAGATCGTTCTTTCCGGCGGCGCCGACCTCATCGACTGCAAGGACCCCGCGCGCGGCGCGCTCGGCGCGCTGCCGGCGCCGGACATCGCCGCCATCGTCGCCGCGGTGGGCGGGCGCCGCCCGGTCAGCGCCGTCGTCGAGCTGCCGCATGATCCGGCGCAGGCGCGCGAGGCGATCGAGCGCACGGCCGCGCTCGGCGTCTCCTTCGTCAAATTCGCGCTGCCGGCGACCCCGGACGCCGAGCGGCTGATCGCGGCGCTGGCGCCCATCGCCGCGACGACGCGGCTCGTCGCCGTGCTGTTCGCCGATCAGGGGCCGGACCTCGATCTGCTGTCGCGCCTCGTCGAGGCGGGCTTTGCCGGCGCGCTGCTCGACACGGCGCATAAGGGCAAGGGCCGGCTGATCGATCATTGCGACATCGGCGCGCTGACGGCCTTTGTGGCGCGCTGCCATACGCTCGGCCTCGAGGCCGGGCTCGCCGGCTCGCTCGAATCGCCGGACGTCCCGCGCCTGCTGGTGACGAAGGCGGATGTGCTCGGCTTTCGCGGCGCGCTCTGCGTCGGCCGCGACCGCCAAGCCGCAGTGGATCCGGCCGCGGTGGCGCTGATCCGCGACCTCATTCCCGGCGGCCCGCGCGCGGCGGTCGGCGTCGCCGCCAATGTCGACTGGTCGCTGGTCGTCGGCCGCGGCTTTCTCGACAGCCGCGAGCGGGTCCGCGAGATCGATCATGTCTTCGTGCGCGACCTCGTCATTCCGGTCGAGATCGGCGCCTATGATTTCGAGCGCGGCCGCAGCCAGCGCGTCCGCTTCAATGTCGACGTCGACGTGACGCGCGCGGTCGGCGGCGACGACATGCGCACGGTGTTCTCCTATGACGTGATCATGGACGCCATCCGCATCATTCTGGCGTCCGGCCATATCGACATGGTCGAGACCATCGCCGAACGCTTGGCCGAAATGGTGCTGCGCCACGAGCGCGCCCAGGCGGTCAGCGTGCAGGTCGAAAAGCTCGATGTGGCGCCGGGTTCCGTCGGCGTCCGCATCCGGCGCGAGCGGCAGCCGGAGACGGCGGAAGTTCATCAACTCCTTTCCGGGCTCGCCGATGCCGTCGACAAGCAGCCGAAATCCTGA
- a CDS encoding type 1 glutamine amidotransferase domain-containing protein → MKILIVLTSHDKLGDTGRKTGFWLEELAAPYYVFRDAGADVTLASPAGGRPPLDPKSSEPDFQTDLTRRFEADAEAQALLASTARLDGLRQEDFDTAFYPGGHGPLWDLAEDAHSIGLLESFVAAGKPIALVCHAPGVLRHVKGPSGAPLVEGKNVTGFTNSEEEAVGLTHVVPFLVEDELRALGGLFSKGADWAAYVVQDGRLITGQNPASSGPAAQKLLEAMS, encoded by the coding sequence ATGAAGATTCTGATCGTCCTCACCTCGCACGACAAGCTCGGCGACACCGGCCGGAAGACCGGCTTCTGGCTGGAAGAGCTCGCCGCGCCTTATTATGTCTTCCGGGACGCCGGCGCCGACGTGACGCTGGCGTCGCCAGCGGGCGGGCGGCCGCCGCTCGACCCCAAGAGCAGCGAGCCCGATTTCCAAACCGATCTCACCCGCCGCTTCGAGGCGGATGCGGAGGCCCAGGCGCTGCTCGCGAGCACGGCGCGGCTCGACGGTCTCCGCCAGGAGGATTTCGACACGGCGTTCTACCCCGGCGGCCATGGACCTTTATGGGATCTCGCCGAGGACGCCCATTCGATTGGTCTGCTCGAATCCTTCGTCGCCGCCGGCAAGCCTATCGCCCTCGTCTGCCACGCGCCCGGCGTGCTGCGCCATGTGAAGGGGCCGAGCGGCGCGCCGCTGGTGGAGGGCAAGAATGTGACTGGCTTCACCAATAGCGAGGAGGAGGCGGTCGGCCTCACCCATGTCGTGCCGTTCCTGGTCGAGGACGAGCTCAGGGCGCTGGGCGGCCTGTTCTCGAAAGGCGCCGATTGGGCGGCCTATGTCGTGCAGGACGGGAGGCTGATCACCGGCCAGAACCCGGCCTCCTCCGGCCCGGCGGCGCAAAAGCTGCTGGAGGCGATGTCTTGA
- a CDS encoding SpoVR family protein, which produces MRGELLFEGKDWDFETIQRIHDAVATIAHKELGLDTFANQIEVITAEQMLDAYASTGMPLFYKHWSFGKRFAQHEGIYRMGLQGLAYEIVINADPCISYIMEENSATMQTLVIAHAAFGHNHFFKHNYQFRQWTDPEGILDYLSFAKTYIANCEERYGHAEVERLLDAAHALMPQGIDRYPRKRPMNLQLEEKREQDRKEERERLYDDLWRTVPGRARGSRQLASDKRRALLGLPQENILYFLEKVAPRLKPWQREVLRIVRLIAQYFYPQQQTKVMNEGCATYCHYRLLGRLHETGQIGDGSFLEFLTSHTNATRQPFYDSPSYSGINPYALGFDMMRDIERIVREPTEEDRYWFPEIAGTGDEMEVLRHVWANYRDDSFIAQFLSPRLIRNWRLFHVVDDREHPHLEVAAIHNERGYRDLRRSLAAQYEVGGYAPDIQVVDVDLAGNRKLVLHHRVRDGKMLELANASMVLGHLANLWGYEVLLQEIDATSEQVLKEHMVRPEHG; this is translated from the coding sequence ATGCGGGGGGAATTGCTGTTCGAAGGCAAGGACTGGGACTTCGAGACGATCCAGCGCATCCATGACGCGGTCGCGACGATCGCCCATAAGGAGCTCGGCCTCGACACTTTCGCCAATCAGATCGAGGTCATCACCGCCGAGCAGATGCTCGACGCCTATGCGTCGACCGGAATGCCTCTGTTCTACAAGCATTGGTCGTTCGGCAAGCGATTCGCCCAGCATGAGGGCATCTACCGCATGGGCCTGCAGGGCCTCGCCTATGAGATCGTCATCAACGCCGATCCCTGCATCAGCTACATCATGGAGGAGAATTCCGCCACGATGCAGACCCTGGTGATCGCTCATGCGGCCTTCGGCCATAATCATTTCTTCAAGCATAATTACCAGTTCCGGCAATGGACCGATCCGGAAGGCATTCTCGATTATCTCTCCTTCGCCAAGACCTATATCGCCAATTGCGAGGAGCGCTACGGCCATGCCGAGGTCGAGCGCCTTCTCGACGCCGCCCATGCCTTGATGCCGCAGGGAATCGACCGCTACCCGCGCAAGCGGCCGATGAATCTGCAATTGGAGGAGAAGCGCGAGCAGGATCGCAAGGAGGAGCGCGAGCGGCTCTATGACGATCTCTGGCGCACCGTGCCCGGCCGCGCGCGCGGCTCGCGCCAGCTCGCCAGCGACAAGCGGCGCGCGCTGCTCGGCCTGCCGCAGGAGAACATTCTCTATTTTCTCGAGAAGGTGGCGCCGCGGCTGAAGCCGTGGCAGCGCGAGGTGTTGCGCATCGTGCGGCTGATCGCGCAATATTTCTATCCGCAGCAGCAGACCAAGGTCATGAACGAGGGTTGCGCGACCTATTGCCATTATCGTCTGCTCGGCCGTCTGCACGAGACCGGGCAGATCGGCGACGGCAGCTTTCTCGAGTTCCTGACCTCGCACACCAACGCCACGCGCCAGCCTTTCTACGACAGCCCGTCCTATAGCGGGATAAATCCTTATGCGCTCGGCTTCGACATGATGCGCGACATAGAGCGGATCGTGCGCGAGCCGACCGAGGAGGACCGCTATTGGTTCCCCGAGATCGCCGGAACCGGCGACGAGATGGAGGTGCTGCGCCATGTCTGGGCGAACTATCGCGACGACAGCTTCATCGCGCAATTCCTGAGCCCGCGGCTCATCCGCAACTGGCGGCTGTTCCATGTCGTCGACGATCGCGAGCATCCGCATCTCGAGGTCGCCGCGATCCACAATGAGCGCGGCTATCGCGACCTGCGTCGCAGCCTCGCCGCCCAATATGAGGTGGGCGGCTATGCGCCGGACATTCAGGTCGTCGACGTCGATCTCGCCGGCAATCGCAAGCTGGTGCTGCATCACCGCGTCCGCGACGGCAAGATGCTCGAGCTCGCCAACGCCTCGATGGTGCTCGGCCATCTCGCCAATCTCTGGGGATATGAGGTGCTGCTCCAGGAGATCGACGCGACCAGCGAGCAAGTGCTGAAGGAGCATATGGTGCGGCCGGAGCACGGGTGA
- a CDS encoding YeaH/YhbH family protein, translating to MHIVDRRLNPGSKSFANRQRFLRRAKDMVEKAVREASKDRAIGDLESPGEISIPSEGTREPTFRHTQGSRRDLVLPGNKDYVEGDLIERPQGEGEGDGAGGQVGRGDGQEDAFRFILTRDEFLSIFLDDLELPDLAKRRVAQTEKEGLRRAGFTTTGTPANLALHRTLQTSLSRRIALKRPKQQAVDELERNIEAAELRDAAEAERLRGELKTLQQKRARISYLDPIDLRYRRFERFPKPVTQAVMFCLMDVSGSMTEHMKDLAKRFFMLLHVFLTRRYKRVEIVFIRHTDRAGEVDEETFFRSAETGGTMVSSALQEMARIIRERYDPGVWNIYAAQASDGDNLSSDNPQTRELLQNHILPLCQYFAYVEVSGPNSDTHGYAPHHGQTSLWITYASLQKESEKFQMRRVSRREHIYSVFRQLFQRRAAKTAEAN from the coding sequence ATGCACATCGTCGATCGTCGGTTGAACCCCGGAAGCAAGAGCTTCGCGAACCGCCAGCGCTTTCTGCGCCGCGCCAAGGATATGGTGGAGAAGGCGGTTCGCGAGGCGAGCAAGGATCGCGCGATCGGCGACCTCGAGAGCCCGGGCGAAATCTCCATTCCCTCCGAGGGCACCCGCGAGCCCACATTTCGCCACACGCAGGGCTCGCGGCGCGACCTCGTGCTGCCCGGCAACAAGGACTATGTCGAGGGCGATCTGATCGAGCGCCCGCAAGGCGAGGGCGAAGGCGACGGCGCCGGCGGCCAGGTCGGCCGCGGCGACGGTCAGGAGGACGCCTTCCGATTCATCCTCACGCGCGATGAATTTCTGAGCATCTTCCTCGATGATCTCGAGCTGCCCGACCTCGCCAAGCGGCGTGTCGCCCAGACCGAGAAAGAGGGGCTGCGCCGCGCCGGCTTCACCACCACCGGCACGCCGGCCAATCTCGCGCTGCATCGCACGCTGCAGACATCGCTGTCGCGCCGCATCGCGCTCAAGCGGCCGAAGCAGCAAGCGGTCGACGAGCTCGAGCGCAACATAGAGGCGGCGGAGCTGCGCGACGCCGCGGAGGCCGAGCGCCTGCGCGGCGAGCTGAAAACGCTGCAGCAAAAGCGCGCGCGCATCTCCTATCTCGATCCGATCGATCTGCGCTATCGCCGCTTCGAGCGCTTCCCCAAGCCGGTCACCCAGGCGGTGATGTTCTGCCTGATGGACGTGTCCGGCTCGATGACCGAGCATATGAAGGATCTCGCCAAGCGCTTCTTCATGCTGCTGCACGTCTTTCTCACGCGCCGCTACAAGCGCGTCGAGATCGTGTTCATCCGCCACACCGATCGCGCCGGCGAGGTGGACGAGGAGACCTTCTTCCGCTCCGCCGAAACCGGCGGCACCATGGTGTCCTCGGCGCTGCAGGAGATGGCGCGCATCATCCGCGAGCGCTACGATCCCGGCGTGTGGAACATCTACGCCGCGCAGGCCTCGGACGGCGACAATCTGTCGAGCGACAATCCGCAGACGCGCGAGCTGCTGCAGAATCACATTCTGCCGCTCTGCCAATATTTCGCTTATGTCGAGGTGAGCGGGCCCAACTCCGACACGCATGGCTATGCGCCGCATCACGGCCAGACGTCGCTGTGGATCACCTACGCCTCGCTGCAGAAGGAGAGCGAGAAGTTCCAGATGCGGCGCGTCTCGCGCCGCGAGCATATCTATTCCGTGTTCCGCCAATTGTTCCAGCGGCGCGCCGCCAAGACCGCGGAGGCAAACTGA
- a CDS encoding PrkA family serine protein kinase has product MTNPDVFADFARSYRGRRAVEMPLSDYLDLCRENPKTYASAAERILEAIGEPELIDTSRDPRLGRIFMNRTIRIYPAFAEFFGMEETIERIVSFFRHAAQGLEERKQILYLLGPVGGGKSSLAERLKALMEVDPIYVLKAGEELSPVFESPLGLFDPATAGDMLEQRYGIPRRRLNGLMSPWCLKRLDEFGGDITRFTVVKVTPSRLRQIAIAKTEPGDENNQDISSLVGKVDIRKLESLAQADPDAYSYSGGLNRANQGLLEFVEMFKAPIKMLHPLLTATQEGNYIGTENIGAIPFSGIVMAHSNEAEWQSFKNNRNNEAFIDRIYVIKVPYCLRVTEEQHIYEKLLKGSELAEASCAPSTLEMLARFIVLSRLKPHENSNLFSKMRVYDGESLREVDPRARSMMEYKEAAGVDEGMDGCSTRFAFKVLAATFNHDTVEVAADPVHLMYVLEQSLRREQLPPETEKRYLEFIKAELAPRYAEFIGNEIQKAYLESYQDYGQNLFDRYIDYADAWIEDQDFKDPDTGQMLDRDLLNQELTKIEKPAGIANPKDFRNEVVKFALRWRASNEGRNPSWASYEKIRDVIERRMFSQVEELLPIISFGSKKDTQTEKKHAEFVSRMMARGYTERQVRRLVEWYMRVKQAG; this is encoded by the coding sequence ATGACGAACCCGGACGTTTTTGCTGATTTTGCGCGGAGCTACCGAGGCAGGCGAGCGGTCGAGATGCCGCTCTCCGACTATCTCGACCTCTGCCGCGAAAATCCGAAGACTTACGCGAGCGCCGCCGAGCGCATTCTCGAGGCCATCGGCGAGCCGGAGCTGATCGACACCTCGCGCGACCCACGGCTCGGCCGCATCTTCATGAACCGGACGATCCGCATCTATCCCGCCTTCGCCGAGTTTTTCGGCATGGAGGAGACGATCGAGCGCATCGTCAGCTTCTTTCGCCATGCCGCGCAGGGGCTCGAGGAGCGCAAGCAGATCCTCTATCTGCTCGGCCCCGTCGGCGGCGGCAAATCCTCGCTCGCCGAGCGCCTCAAGGCGCTGATGGAGGTCGATCCGATCTATGTGCTGAAGGCCGGCGAAGAACTCTCGCCGGTGTTCGAGAGCCCGCTCGGCCTGTTCGATCCGGCGACGGCCGGCGACATGCTGGAGCAGCGCTACGGCATTCCGCGCCGGCGCCTCAACGGCCTGATGAGCCCGTGGTGCCTGAAGCGGCTCGACGAGTTCGGCGGCGACATCACTCGCTTCACTGTCGTCAAGGTCACGCCGTCGCGGCTGCGTCAGATCGCCATCGCCAAGACCGAGCCCGGCGACGAGAACAACCAGGACATCTCCTCTCTGGTCGGCAAGGTCGACATCCGCAAGCTCGAATCGCTCGCCCAGGCCGATCCCGACGCCTACAGCTATTCCGGCGGCTTGAACCGGGCCAATCAGGGACTGCTCGAATTCGTCGAGATGTTCAAGGCGCCGATCAAGATGCTGCATCCGCTGCTGACGGCGACGCAGGAGGGAAACTACATCGGCACCGAGAATATCGGCGCCATTCCTTTCTCCGGCATCGTGATGGCCCATTCCAACGAGGCGGAATGGCAGAGCTTCAAGAACAACCGCAACAATGAGGCCTTCATCGATCGCATCTACGTGATCAAGGTGCCCTATTGCCTGCGCGTCACCGAGGAGCAGCACATTTATGAAAAGCTGCTGAAAGGCTCCGAGCTCGCCGAGGCCAGCTGCGCCCCGAGCACGCTGGAGATGCTCGCGCGCTTCATCGTGCTCTCGCGCCTGAAGCCGCATGAGAACTCGAACCTCTTCTCCAAGATGCGCGTTTACGACGGCGAGAGCCTGCGCGAGGTCGATCCGCGCGCGCGCAGCATGATGGAGTACAAGGAGGCCGCCGGCGTCGACGAAGGCATGGACGGCTGCTCGACCCGCTTCGCCTTCAAGGTTCTGGCGGCGACCTTCAATCACGACACGGTCGAGGTCGCGGCCGATCCTGTGCATCTCATGTATGTGCTCGAGCAGTCGCTGCGCCGCGAGCAGCTGCCGCCCGAGACGGAGAAGCGCTATCTCGAGTTCATCAAGGCCGAGCTCGCGCCGCGCTACGCCGAATTCATCGGCAACGAAATTCAGAAGGCCTATCTCGAATCCTATCAGGATTACGGTCAGAATCTGTTCGACCGCTACATCGATTACGCCGACGCCTGGATCGAGGATCAGGACTTCAAGGATCCGGACACGGGCCAGATGCTGGACCGCGACCTGTTGAACCAGGAGCTCACCAAGATCGAGAAGCCGGCGGGAATCGCCAACCCCAAGGATTTCCGCAACGAGGTGGTGAAGTTCGCGCTGCGCTGGCGCGCCTCCAACGAGGGGAGGAACCCATCCTGGGCGAGCTATGAGAAGATCCGCGACGTGATCGAGCGGCGCATGTTCTCGCAGGTCGAGGAGCTTTTGCCGATCATTTCGTTCGGATCGAAAAAAGACACTCAGACAGAAAAAAAACATGCAGAATTCGTAAGCCGCATGATGGCCCGTGGCTATACGGAGCGACAGGTGCGCCGTCTGGTCGAATGGTACATGCGCGTCAAACAGGCCGGCTGA
- a CDS encoding transcriptional repressor → MNKKRAPQRGLTPARRAALDILTKANRPVGAYEMIDLLAVENGKRPAPISVYRALGYLLDQGLAHRLASRNAFVVCGHAHEDGEPVIFFICDECGEVREATSPTLAGALTSASAAVGFEPRTRVLEIAGRCARCTEAASEA, encoded by the coding sequence ATGAACAAGAAGCGAGCGCCGCAGCGCGGCCTCACGCCGGCGCGGCGGGCGGCCCTCGACATTCTCACCAAGGCCAACCGCCCGGTCGGCGCCTATGAGATGATCGATCTGCTTGCGGTGGAGAACGGCAAGCGTCCCGCTCCGATCTCGGTGTACCGAGCGCTCGGCTATCTCCTGGACCAGGGCCTCGCGCATCGGCTCGCCTCGCGCAACGCCTTCGTCGTCTGCGGCCACGCTCATGAGGACGGCGAGCCGGTGATCTTCTTCATCTGCGACGAATGCGGCGAGGTGCGCGAGGCGACCTCGCCCACGCTCGCGGGCGCTTTGACGAGCGCGAGCGCGGCGGTCGGCTTCGAGCCGCGCACCCGTGTTCTCGAGATCGCCGGCCGCTGCGCGCGCTGCACGGAGGCCGCGAGCGAAGCGTGA